From Ananas comosus cultivar F153 linkage group 2, ASM154086v1, whole genome shotgun sequence:
TGAGAAACAAGCAGCTTAAAACATGATTACAAGTAAAGCATCTTCCAATTGAAGTGTATAAGCAAGGAAAGCAAGAGCTTCAATTTCGACACTAGATGATTTCGACACTAGATGCTCGTATCGTTTGCTTACTTATATGTTATATCCAtatcagaatatatatatatatatatatatatagagtgaggctactatgctatcggaagcacggagccttccgtgcttccagctcgttttcgatgttgcgactttcgaatcgtcgatcggctccgttaaacttgatcgagagtatttggagtacctagaaaataaattttattatttttcgatatcatttgcctaNattcaaaatccataatttttaatgattgatatctgtcgttttcaagtttaacggtgtagaagtatttaaatcagataaaattttgatacaaaattctttatactatctataacaagatcaatatttctgatcgaaaattttagtgctatatcacaattttttatagaatttttattttcaaccgttaaaaattattgattttaaatcctttcgattgctaggtaaatgatatcgaaaaatcacaaaaattattttctagaaacttcaaatacgctagatcaagtttaacggaaccgatcgttgattcggaaactccatcatcgaaaacggcccaggagcacgaaggcctccgtgttcctgagagcacagcagccctgctctctctctctctctctatatatatatataaaagagatagATAAAATGCTactcacttcgtttattttatttagaaataaatttagctagaaatataaatcaattagaattcgaacttgagacctcgggtatcaacgaCTATGacctttaccacttgctttaAGGACAAttgattattataataatattattaatgagTCAGTTTTATATTCTTGTTCCTGAATCACAATTTGGAGCTAAAAATTAGCTTGGACCGGATCACACCATGCCGAGGCTATAACTCGATCCCACCAGACCCTGAACGGGCCCACACCTGAAGATATGCTGACGTCATTGCAGATCATGATTTCGTCAGCTCCTCGGGCAAGAACTTGAGTGATCGTCCAAATAAAGatggaaaacaaaaagaaagagtcaAAATGTACGAAGACCCAAAAGGCTATTTTGAAGTAGATTCTTAAACTGCATtctcttaaattattttttttaaaaaaatttcaattaatttaatttaagttataaAGTTATTTGAATTACGAAAATTCCAGAATTAATGACTTTGGAAGTTACCAGGTGTTAAAATGAATGTTCTGGGACAATCTCGTagatttttattagataaaaatctaaattaaatagaattatCAGAAAAACTTTAAATGTCCTCTTATGGTTTCattctttctcactttagtattatgtggtttaaaatatatcaagttagtaccctgtgatttcgcactttctctctttaatatcctgtggtttaaagtgtgtcgagttagtaccatgtggtttcacactttcttattttagtaccctgtagtttaatatttcattaagaaaaaaataaaaccacagaatactaacttgatagaaaaataaaatcataaagtactaacttgatacactttaaaccacagggtactaaagtgagaaagtgcaaaatcatagggtactaacttgatgcactttaaatcataggatactaaaataaaaaaatacgaaaccacctgaggttttttaaaattttttcctaaaatttaataaaaattttaatatatttaatgtaGTCATTTAATTCAAAAGAATTGAAACTCAAtgtgcaaaaaaaataaagaaaaaaatgttcAGGGGCCAATTGCGGGAACAGTTACATTTGAGGGGTTTcgtaccaattttttttttttacctaaaatcacttttttagTAGTTAAAAAATAGAGATTTGGGTCCCTGTAgggtttttgggccatttggcttcttttttgcttcaaccaaaaccaaaaaccaaagagagagaaaacacaACCCACCACCTCAAAGAAGCTTGAGAAGAAGATCCCACTTCTTCTCCAACGGAGGAGGGGCTTGGGCTTCCTAAACTGAAGAGGTAggctatatttttcttttttatttctttttattttattttttaatctccCCTTCCCATTCTACATTCTCGTTGTAATCTAACAAACGTTACAGGGTAAAAACAAGACGTGGCTTTTCCCTCGCCATGTTCCTGCTTTTGTGATCTGCGCTTCAACTAAAAGCTGGGAACCATTTTTGTTCTTGTTCAGTACACAAAGcgcttttgttttctttcacaTTTGTTTCCCAAGTTgcgaaaaaagaaacaaaaagaagaaaaaaaaaaaaaaaaggttttgattttttttgatttttttttttgaatttttgggtcCATCCTAGCTATTTTGTCAAATCAAATGACTTGGGTTTTGCCCCCAAATCAAGGAAGGAGATGGTTGCTCTTCTAGCCcactcatcatcatcatcatcatcatccactGCAAATTCAAATTCCTGGGTTTTGTCCCACACCAAGAGGAGAGATCATGTTACAAATTCCCAAATAAGAGACTCACTGCCCTATTCATCAGCCCAACCCCCACCACCAACACCCCAACAATCTCCCAGCAATAGAATAAGCCCTGCAATCCTCTTCATCATAGTGATCCtcgccgtcgtcttcttcgtcTCCGGCCTCCTCCACCTCCTTGTGAGGTTCTTCGCGAAGAAAACCCCACCACCCGGTAGCACTTCACCCCATTCCGGTAGTAGGCAGCAGCCGGCAGAGGCCTCGGGCTCCGACGCCCTCCAGCGGCAGCTCCAGCAGCTCTTCCACCTCCACGATTCGGGCCTTGATCAAGCGTTCATTGATTCGCTGCCGGTCTTCCTTTACAAGGAGATCGTCGGCCCGAAGGAGCCGTTCGACTGCGCGGTCTGTCTGTGCGAATTCGCCCTCGAGGACAAGCTCCGGCTTTTGCCCGTCTGCGGCCATGCTTTCCACCTCAGCTGCATTGACACATGGCTGCTCTCCAATTCCACGTGCCCGCTTTGTCGGCAGCCGCTGTTTGTCCAAGGCCTTGCGATCGAGAACCCCATCTTTGAATTCGACGATTCGATCGAGGAAGATAGTTTTGCCGAGGACCGGGAAGCGGAGTCGGGGAATGAGAAGAGAGTTTTTCCTGTTAGGCTCGGCAAATTCAGGAGCTTGAGCAGAAGAGACGGAGGTGTCGAAAATGATAACGGCGGTGCCGTTATAAGTGCGGGAGAAGAGGTAGGGGAGGCCAGTAGTAGTAATTTGGACGCGAGGAGGTGCTATTCCATGGGCACGTATCGGTATGTGCTCGGTGATGTAAATCTTCGAGTTTCTCTGAGAAGTTCTCATAAAAGAAACGGAGTCCGTAGGAATTTCGCTGATAATGAGGTTCTGGAAGGAAAGAGGATATGCGCGGGGAGCAAAGGCGAGAGCTTTTCTGTGTCGAAGATCTGGCAATGGCCGAATAAGAAGGGGAAGTTCCCTATCAGCTATTCAGATGCAGGCTCCGTCGATGGGAGTATGCCATGGATGGAAAGAAGTGTTCAGGATACATAAAAACAAATGTGTGATGTGATCAATCCATCTTTTTCTTGAtgattatattaatatatcattCATGTGTTGATTTTATAATGTTCTCCTTTTGTTACTTAACTTCTTTTGTGCTCAATTATAAATGTCTGTGGGTGCGTGTGCTAACATTGTTTTAGTTCTGTCTGATCTTGGTTTTTCATGCTGTTGTCTCGGATATCATACTACCGAGTCATAATTCCACCTTTCTAACTAGGTTCCCAAAGTTCatacaaaattacaaatgtAGAGTGCTAAAACACGTAAGGTATTTGTTAGAATGAGCTGCTATCCCTTTTTtgtgaaaatttatatatattgctaGAATGTCTAGTTTGAAATCCCAAAGTTCTCTTCGATCTTTTACCAGttgaaaaccttttttttttttttttcttctattggTTCTATTTTCTCCTGAGGAGGTGATGGAGACTATAATTGTCCCTTCCTACTAACTATATTTGACATGGAGATTAGAGGTTTTCTTAATATTGTGGTGATGGATCCAGCTGGGTGGTCGAAAAGAGTTTTTCTTGAGAGTGAAGGGGGAAGAATATTTCTTCGTTTTATTTTCTCCTTCTCGTCCtgtttttccccttttttttctttgctttgatTCGTTTCATTTTGATGCTTTGTTCTTCTCTTACTTCATCTTAAGTAAAATAAGAACCACTAGTTCTCGTATTGCTTCGCTAGGAAGTTTTGAAACCAGCAAATTGGAGAGAGATGTCTTAGCTCGCAAAGCAAGTAACTAAATTTGCTTTCATATCTTTATCAGAGGTTAGTAGATCTGTACATTATGTTACATTGTATGAGTAGGTAGAGGTGATACATCGTATTATACTAATCATAGTTGGAGCTTTGTTAACTTCATTGATGCAATGCTGATATTGATACTCTGAGAATAAGTAAACGAAAGCCAACCTATTACTTGGACTCAGTATTATGTTATAAATGGCACAAGTAGGATAATATGCTGTTTGACAGAGAAATCCTATCCGCAAGGCTTCAAATATAGTGTATTGACTATTGGCATGTGGAACAGCATATGACAATGGGGTTCCATGGGTACATGGTTAAAGATTAGATTCATGGATGTTGCCAAGCCAAAATGGAAAATATTACATATGTGAGTATCTTTTTTTAAGTTTAGTGCACCTAACAAGATGTAAAATGTTTTCTTGTTATCATGTTTCTTCTCAAGAAGCAGTTTAAAGTGCCAATGGGAGATGGCGAGTTTTACTGAACATGCGTCCGGTGAATCGTTGTTTTCACACAAATTAGTGTTTCGGAAGGAAAACAGGAAGTGTAAAGGGCAGCAGTAAAATGTTTCTGATCAAAAGAATAGTTGGTTATGGTGTATCAGAAAGTTGTGGTGTTTATCCAAGTATTTTATACTCTCTACCTTTGTGGACAATCTTTCTGCAAGTATTTTTATACTCTGTACCTTTGTGGACAATCTTTCTGCTAAAAGGTGAAGAATGGGGCTTTGCTTGTTCCCAAACGCAACAATATTCCTCGAATcaacttgaaaattttcttttgtagttTGTTTAACTTGAATAACAACGAGCTTAAACTGAAGCAACTTTCATTTCTAATGATGGCCATGGTAATTATTGACCTGTACAGTAGAAATTATTACTGCTACTACGTCAATATGGTATGAGCTCTCTACCTGATCTGGTAACTTGTAGCAAGTCTTTGTGACTTTTCAATATACTCCTGTGCAGAGCAATCTTTTGCAGTCATCAAGTGATTGGATCGCtactattttttctaaaaacctATCTGCTTTGTAACATTACTTTAAGCCACTTCCACTCTTACTGCTGGTATGTtaatttccttctcttttcatCCCCCTTTGCTCTGAAGAATCTCCCAGGTTACTTTTTCCATAACTGAAGAAAAAAGCGAGTGGACAAGAGTTACTTGGGTGTCGAACTTTACAAGAAGGGCTTTTGTTGTATATGTAGTTTTACTCCTTACTTACACAGGATGTGAAATTACAAGAATAAAGCGTTTGAGCATGTTGTGTCAAAATCTTAAAATGACATCTTTGTTAGCTCCGTTATACAAGAAAATATAGGCCCCTGTTTAGTGTTACTATACATTGTGTTTTTTCAGATGTACAATTTACTGGGTTGCTCAGGGTCACAAATTTACTAACAATAACCATTCACAGCCTATCGcaaaatgatgatgatgagtcGATGACCACCAACAATAACTACAACATACCAAcaacagcagcaacaacaacaccAATGACAATAAATAATACTCGAATAACAATAGATTAAATCCGTCTAGTGAGTCAATCTTTCTCTGAATGagcagtaaaagaaaaaaaaagggcatgATAAATAACAGACACCTTAATGCAAAATTACATAGAGATATTCCATGGATAAGCACATATCAAAGAAATATTAATTCTACTCTGGGATTGACCTTTTGTTGCAGGATAATATCTTGGGCTTGCTTCCAGCTAGGATAGTCTGATAAATGGATCGATTTGTATGACCACTTGCCTCCTCCCAGATACATTCTCCCTTTTGAGTTGATAATTAACCGCTCACGAGCAATGGCATTGTTAAGCAAATAAATAGCAAGTTCCACTTCATTGCATTCATTAGTGAATCCACTGATTTCGGCTTCCTTCAGCTGACAATGGTGTTTATAAGTAGGCTTTTTCTTCTGAGTTTCAGCACTGTAAGATCCATCGCAGAGCTGTTACCAAAACCAATAAACATCAGGTTCAAAGATGAAGAGCACACAATCTTGTATGTTAGTGAACAAAATATATCAAGGAGCGGATATAATCCAAAAGAGCGATTTCGTCGTAAGTCCACATATCTTGTATGGCATTGCTCAAGAGCATTTTATGATCCTCTTGTAAAAATTAGTACTTTGAGGCTGCATTTGATttgggtataaataagaactttttattccaaaaataggtataagttcaggtataagcaggaactagaccaattttgcgtttggatgaaaattagtttattcctaggaataagataaatagtgtttgaatgGTTAGATGGGAACAAAGGGAATAAggcttataattttaaattaaaaatattctatctaattaattaacatcaaaatattacttaaaaataatttaataaattaataaatttattagctatgaatattatatgagataatgaaaatatattaattaattaattaaatataaaaaataatttaattttttaattatttagtaaattattttagctagataactagtaaaaaaattaattagattaatagaaatattaattgttgataaatataaatattagtttatagataaatacattaaataataatttaaatatattaattagattaattaacgatttaataccataattaaaattaaatttagattttaattaaccttgtttcCACCTGGGAACAAACTTGTTCCAAGGAAAAAGGTGGATTAGCaattccagccttataccagcttatttcagaaATCCAAAAACTACTATTCTTTGGTACCAAACGCACCGTTtaggaacaaaggggggaacaagggcttattccccccttgttcccgaaccaaacactgcctGGGAGAACAATAAAGGTATGATAGACATGAATCCTATTTTTACGACCAACAATAATTAAGATATGAATCTTCAACTTTGCACATTAATCGCGAGAGCTCATCATATAGAAAAGATCAAAGAAGAGTTGCAAAATAGATAGTTACACAATGAAAAGCCAGATTAGATAGTACCGAAAGTTGCAAAAAACTGTATCAACTCACCGAAATATGGAACTTCTCCTGAAGAGGACAAGCATCAAGAAAATACGTAGCAGAAAGAGGGTCAAAATCGCTTGGGGCAAGAAAAAACAACTCCAATTGTTTGAGAAAGCTGAATTTACTCACATTTGCAGGTATTGGCTATGTCTGTAGACACAAGAAATTGCTAATTAACACATCTTTATAGATAGGGTGTGCAAAAGAAAAACCAATTATCACAGGAAAATTTCTAAACTATGTCGTAAATATAGACACCCTCACAAACCTCAAAAAAGACTAGTGACAGAGACTTCAGGCAAGGAAGATCTCTTGCTATGCCATGGTACATATATTCTGACCCCTCGGCAAATGGATGCAGAAAAGCCATGTACAATTTCTCTAGACAGGGAACTCtaacaaatatgaaatttttaacTCTACCCCTGTAATCAAATGTCTTGAGACTAGTGGAACTAATAAAGATATTAGATAACAAACCATAACAATCACGCAAAGTTAATATCTTCAGATGACGTAATTGATAGCATATCGTGAGTCTTTGGCAGGTCACATGTTTCCAGTCTCCAGGACTCAAGGTTAAGACAACATGAATGTATACTTTGAATATCACTTGCATCCAGAGGGACTCTATTCAAATCGAGCGTCTTCAAAGAACTGAACTGGTCTATGAAATTTGAAGGTTTCAGCAAGCATGTTTCGAGGCACAAACGCTTTAAGTAAGATGATTTACTGCAGGGAAGGAGATGACATGGGAAATTATAAAGGCCATAATTAGGTGATATATTAGAAAGGGCGCGAGATCAATCTTCCTTGCTCTCATCCTCAGTGCCCAACTGATCCAGCTATCGATATGACAAGCAGACTCATCTCCAAGTCGAAAACCGACCGTGAAGCAATATATATCTCGTGATAGAGCTTCATAAACATGCAAAATCTGGTTAACCTCTCTTATAAGTTTATCCTTAAACTCATTATTGACAAGAAGACAAGAGCATCGTCCAATTTGAATTCCAAACATAGTAAGAGGGTCGAGGCATAGGTTAGATACGAATGTAGGATGACGCCTCCATCTACGCGATAGTAACTTTGCCTTGGCAGCATCTCGCAAGGTAAGAAGCGAGAAG
This genomic window contains:
- the LOC109705229 gene encoding RING-H2 finger protein ATL47-like, yielding MVALLAHSSSSSSSSTANSNSWVLSHTKRRDHVTNSQIRDSLPYSSAQPPPPTPQQSPSNRISPAILFIIVILAVVFFVSGLLHLLVRFFAKKTPPPGSTSPHSGSRQQPAEASGSDALQRQLQQLFHLHDSGLDQAFIDSLPVFLYKEIVGPKEPFDCAVCLCEFALEDKLRLLPVCGHAFHLSCIDTWLLSNSTCPLCRQPLFVQGLAIENPIFEFDDSIEEDSFAEDREAESGNEKRVFPVRLGKFRSLSRRDGGVENDNGGAVISAGEEVGEASSSNLDARRCYSMGTYRYVLGDVNLRVSLRSSHKRNGVRRNFADNEVLEGKRICAGSKGESFSVSKIWQWPNKKGKFPISYSDAGSVDGSMPWMERSVQDT
- the LOC109705243 gene encoding putative F-box/LRR-repeat protein At4g13960 isoform X1, which produces MEHSKTVSQFQQNAHTRDHISELPDDILNRIFSLLTLRDAAKAKLLSRRWRRHPTFVSNLCLDPLTMFGIQIGRCSCLLVNNEFKDKLIREVNQILHVYEALSRDIYCFTVGFRLGDESACHIDSWISWALRMRARKIDLAPFLIYHLIMAFIISHVISFPAVNHLT
- the LOC109705243 gene encoding uncharacterized protein LOC109705243 isoform X4 is translated as MEHSKTVSQFQLCDGSYSAETQKKKPTYKHHCQLKEAEISGFTNECNEVELAIYLLNNAIARERLIINSKGRMYLGGGKWSYKSIHLSDYPSWKQAQDIILQQKLWKK
- the LOC109705243 gene encoding putative F-box/LRR-repeat protein At4g13960 isoform X3, whose translation is MEHSKTVSQFQQNAHTRDHISELPDDILNRIFSLLTLRDAAKAKLLSRRWRRHPTFVSNLCLDPLTMFGIQIGRHSQYLQMRSSIFRSAMDLTVLKLRRKSLLINTIVS
- the LOC109705243 gene encoding uncharacterized protein LOC109705243 isoform X2 produces the protein MEHSKTVSQFQLCDGSYSAETQKKKPTYKHHCQLKEAEISGFTNECNEVELAIYLLNNAIARERLIINSKGRMYLGGGKWSYKSIHLSDYPSWKQAQDIILQQKVNPRVELIFL